Below is a genomic region from Schistocerca americana isolate TAMUIC-IGC-003095 chromosome 1, iqSchAmer2.1, whole genome shotgun sequence.
AAagacagtacaacagagattctgatTGCCATGGCTTCTATAAGTCAttgaagtacgagggtaatcccaaaggtaaggtctctatttttttttataaatacagaacTATGTTCGTGTGGCAGTTAATCACACTGTTATGAAGGGTGCTTCACGCGCTATGTGTAAACATGCACACGTCGCTCTGAGGgcctcagtcttggcttggcagccgttgagaatagaGCTCCCGtttgatgttaccgccaagtgggaATTGCGCGcaattattcggtttttgaacgcagagGGCACTGCacagattgaaatccatcgccaattgacggaagtgtacggTGAGTTGTGTATTGATGTCataaatgttcgtaagtggtgtagagtgtTTGCAGCTGGTCAGTCCGAAATTCACGAACAGaggagcgggagaccatcaatttctgaggagacagtattGAAGGATGAGCAAAgcgtgcgtgaagatcggcggatcacactGGATCATCTCTgcatgttggttcctgaggtttcccgaagcaccgctcacagaattttaacggaaacattgaattacaggaaggtgtgcgcaagatgggtgccacgcatgctgaatgaggaccacatgtggcaacGAGTCGATGCTTTCCGCGCATttattcaccgccttgcagccgaacaggagaGCTttatggactcaattgtcacgagtGACGAAACGTGGGCGTACCACTttgcacctgagaccaagcaacaatcacgccagtggcggcattcttcttcgccaaagccgcggaagttCAAGCAAACGgtgtctgccggtaaagtcatgacaaccgttttttgggatcggaaaggggtattgttggtcgactttatgcccactcggaccacaattaacgctgacaggcacTGTGAGACTTTTaagaaactcaaacgggcaattgagaaccggcgtacacattctccatgacaacgctcgcccacacatcgctcgacaCATAGTTGCTctcttgcaacagtttcagtggaacaatcacccacccaccctatagtcctcacttggcgcccagtgactatcatctgctccctaggttaaaagaacattcggccggaaaacgatccagctccgacgacgaggtgaaagaagagattcataactttctgaacagcacggtggcgGGGCATACAAAAaccgccacagcgtctacaaaaatgcatcggtagaaatggtgattatatcgaaaaatagctcaATGTTCGAGCTTtagactgatgtaaaccactgtagaaataaacaggtctatgtacttataaaaattaggagaccttacttttgggattaccctcgtatgtggcaccagatgtctacgcccaGGTGAAGCAATTCCTGCAAAGTAAGAGACGGCTGTCTACTGGCACACAGCTGGCTCCCGATGTGTGTTCCAATGGATACATGACAGGCACATTATCTAGACAAGACAGTGTTAtttcactgtagcacgattctgactttGCAACACAgacggttatcctgctggaagatgtcattacCTGAGggtgagacttcaagcatgaagcgatgcaggtggtccgtaaTGTTCAAGTATTTCACAGCCATCATGATGCGTTTTATTACCATCACAAATCTAGTGGAAGCCCAACTCAATCTACCTCTAAACACAAGGCATCTGTGGTTCAGTGCACGTTTCGTGTCTGGATGTCAGagtaaggacccaaccatcgacccgttgtaacaagaaatgcgatttatTCGACAGGCCATATGTTTCTATTGGTCCGCGGTGAATACCctgtgatgctgtgcccactgcaatcttaactgaCTATGTCGTTTGGTGAACACAGGAATATGTAGGGGTCATGTGAcgtggagctccatgttcgacgATGGCCTTTGAAcgatgtgttccgaaacacttgtgcctgcaccagcactgtgtcGTCAGACCTACCACCGATCGCTACCTGTCTAGAGTTACACAGAAGGcatcctccgacctctacgtttcgTGAAGATACGAAGTCGTCCAAAACCATACAGCCTACTCCTCGTTTCACCATCCTtcgaccactttccataggtgctcacgacagaagTAGGCGAACAGGCGACCACCTTCGCCTTCTCAGAGATTCCCGTTTGCAGCCGCAGTGCCACAACAATGGGCCCTTTGTCAAAAAGGCTTGTATCAGTGGATTTGCGCATTTGAGGCCCGAATCTTCGCTATAATGGCTTCCCTTTCATCTCTGTTCCGCTGAAATAATTCTCTTACTTCGCCACATGCCCGCTACAGcatcaggaggcattcaacctAATAGTGGGCTGCGGACataatgttttgagtcatcagtgtaaGTGCACAATCATCCTGGAAATACACCTACTTACCAGAACATGGCGTGAGAAATCTCCAATGTAGACGTTACATTTACGAGTGTCTCAGCTTTTAGGTATGTTCATTGGGAAGTCACCTCACGACAGAGAACTAGCGACTATAATCTGATAAATTACTGATTTACTACTAAGGCCTACAGAGTGATTTACAATTCAAGAcggtaaaaaacaaacttcacaaagaAAACTGGGACCTTCTGTGGACTGGGTTCGGTTCCCCACCCTTAAGAGACCCCAGAGACCATATTGGCGAAAATGCCTTCGAATTAGACTCGGTCTGGGATGCGATAAGGACTCTTACACTGAGGATTCCATTCAAACTAGCACCGTGATGTAGTGGATATGAcactaaactgttgcatgaagggtcgTATGTGCAAaacttttaatttctatattcggttcgagtacattctacaagtatccacaaatgtcatgaatcattgtactggaatgttctgtagctgtgtattactgtttgtgttctggctggaggcagttcgctccacgcccttttatgtgcaagtgctgaataaacattcgttaagtgaagttagtgttcgttattaatttaattacaccttcttctaagtGACATTCTGGTGGAGACGTTGGGTATTGGAACTTACGATAGCGCACGTTATCGACGACAGTGGCTccaatcaggccacgacagagccgccgtttacgtggtgagaaacctcagttcgagccatattcaacacatCGCAGTCTATCGAAGACAGAAGAAGACGAGGACGTtaggatgacagcaactgtgtgccaccccatgagacatccttccgggttctctggtgacgatggccaagatcaaaACAAGTGGCAgagggtatatgagcgtatagcctagtttaacaaatgggatggcaacgtgtgtttggctaacgtatttttctacttgtagggcactgccaagcaatggtatgagaacaacgaggagaagttcacaagctgggaagtattccggacggaactgcgcaagtatttcggcaaaACAACGACAGAAGTGCGAGGCTGAAGATAAACTAAAGTTCAGGGCACAGCGTCCAAGAGAAACTACAGGATCCTAccttcaagacgtcttggagcagTGTAAAATAGCGGATGTTAgactgaaggaggaagataaggttgcacatctcatgaagggtattgctgaggacatgtatcaagccctactcctgaaggaggttccgACAgctgacgacttcataaaatggtgacagtatatcgagacaatgcatcaaaaagaattacacgcaagaagtttgaacggcttccaaacgtcgaaTCGATGTCTGTggtggaggaaggaactgatttcacgaGTGTTCtccgtcagatagtgagagaggaagttcaggagGCACTTTGATTGCATGGAGAGCAAAAAACCCAGACGCTTCAAGatgtaagggaggaagtggaacggACATTGatcccaatctctcgtccttcatttccctttgaaacggtgaaaaagtcgagacccaggcggagtcACATTCCTACAATATAACATGAGCAACCTGTCTGGGCTAAGTTAGTGGCATTCACTGGAAGGTTATTACTAGCACCATAGAAAACTTCATGCAAGACAGGGGCGTCGAGGTTTGTCATCTGCTTCTGTACACAGCATCACTGTTACAGAAATGAGTGCCTACTACAGCACCATTACTAGGTCACTCCCTAACAGAGAAGCAGAGAAATGTGGTAAGAAGACCCAGTATTGTGTGGACGCTGCTCAAAGCTTCGGTGTTGCTGTGATGTCATGAGGGTGTTGTGGGTGAACACAGAGCATATGAGCGTATGTGCTTACAGTACCTTGCCTACTAGATATCTGCTGTATGTAACATGACTCTTTGGAGCTTGATGTAAAATTCCCCCTGTACCGATCAGGGTTAACAGAATATTTTAACTACGAAAACTGATGGGatacagtaagaaaatagaaacaaataatgCAACAGGCAAAGTTGTAAGACTATCCTGCACAGTGGTAGGCGCACTGAGGCAGGATGTATGATATTTTGAATACATTGAAAAGTACATCGTGATCATAAGTAGAAAGTGCTATCACCAACTCATGGCtggtcacatttgttggcttcctATGAGATGTTTGTTGATGCTGGGGCTGGCAGAAGCAACGCTGCTGACAGATGCAGATGCAGAGTTTCACCTGCCAGCTCAAAGGTGTCCACTTGGCTGTTGAATGTGTACTGTGAGACATGGAACTGAGTGAAGGGAGGAAGTCTGAATTTGCGACATGTCACCATTTACATCAGGGCATGACAAGTTGTAGATACATTGCTGCTCTCATTGTCTCATATTGCGGCATACTGTTATGTTCCTGGTGCTAGTAAGAAGCGACATACTCTTCATTTTCGACTTCTCGTTATCCAGCTTAATACCAGTCAGAAGTATCTCATCAGTAGCAACTGTGACGCCAAACTACTAGATGCAACTTTTCGTCGAGAGAGTTGTGATGAGCTATACATCAGGCACAAAAAATCCCGAGCACTCGCCTGCTCGAGTACAATCTGCAGAGGTTACTGCGTGTTTCCCTGCTGGgtagcacacctgtgtactcacaacaAGAACGTCTCCTGCTGAAAACCCAATAAACATATCTTTTTTTCTCAGAACAGGCATAATGCCAAAACCTACATACACATACGGTTTAAATGAACTAGCGACTGCAAGTATTGATGAATTGCTTAGAGATCAAAGCAGTTCTCGAAGTTATAAAATATTTGGCTCTTCCAAAGATTTTGTTAGCTTATTTATCTCGTAACAAACATTTCAGTTCATAGATCTGTTGTACCAGTCACGAAAAGGCAACAAAAGGTTTGTGAGCTATCACCAGATGAATTTTGTAGTCTCCACTGAAGGTATATTTCCCAGCACAAACACATCTACTTAATTCAATGGTAAACATTGTAGGCttacaaaaacacaaacacacagaaaacacacacaaacacacagaaaacacacacaaacacacagaaaacacacacacacacacacagaaaacacacacacacacacacagaaaacacacacacacacacacacagaaaacacacacacacacacacagaaaacacacacacaccacacacaccacacacacaacacacacacaccacacacaccacacacacaacacacacacaacactcacacacacacacacacaacacacacacacacacacacaacacacacacacacacacacaacacacacaacacacacacacaacacacacacacacacacacacacacacacacacacacacacacacacaatccacacACACAACCCCTAGCACTGGAAAACACAGATTAGCATCTTGCTCTTATGCTTGTGCTTACCTGATTTTTGTCGGTGGCTGCCCAAGTAGCCAACACACTTCGACCACATCCTTGGGCTGGTTGTGCACAGCATCGGCCCAACCCTGAGTGGCCAGCACCTGGAAGTTGGCCTTTATGAAGGCGACGGCGGCTTTCGTGAGGCTGGGGCATGTGTGCCTGACAGCGAGCACTGCTGTGGCCGCCGCTGACTCTACAGTCAGCAAAGAAGCCAGCTGCTGCTCACACTCTGTCTTCAATCCCAACAAATCGTATTTGTCTGCTGCTGCCAGAACTTGGGGAGTCATGCTGGACGGATGTGGAGTCCTCAGCGTGTGGCAGTAGGCCAGTAGCTCTTTTAGCACCGGACCCTCCACGTCTGTTATGGTGACCTCATTGCTGCTGGACTCCAGCGTGTCGTGGCTGAACATTGCGCTGAAGACGGGGCTCCTCGCTGCCAGGACGGCCCTGCGCGCCATCAGCCGCGTCTCTCCTGCCACGAGAGTCACCATGGGGCCCTCCCCAGCGTCCAGTAAGGCGTCTAGGTCGACAGCTGCAGTTTCCTCAACCTTGGTAACGGATTCCATTGCGGGTGATTCTGGAACACAGCGTTACTGATCAGCCCTTTGATCTCACACAGCGCTCTCAGTAATTGTATGATGCACAGAGACACCTGTGTGACGCAACAGTTCGTAatatttttactttacttgtaaatTACGACACCCTGATATTCTTGCTGTATCAGACAGACGCCATAAGTGAATAACTGCAGTTCTTAGGTAACACAGTACCAATATTTCCTTAACAGTTTGAACACTTCTTTTGCCCAAAATGTATCCCATTTCTTTAGTTTCTATCTACATTTCAGTCTCTATCGAACACTGAATCTTCCAAAATGGTGTACTGGCACAATACCGATaagtgtaatatattgattattcccaGCTACTGaggtgttatcttgaagctgtgagaatagAGGACAGGCACTCCAAGGTGcgaaagcagagacgatgctgagggcagagaaactaggagagatattatTACATGAAGTAGACCGTAAGGGAAGTGCGTCGCGAAAATGCAGACGTTCCCAGAAGCAgtcccagggcgctagttactcttcaaggaattaacatgtaacttcatatgtcgtctacatgctgtggtaggttgccaccgtagcaCTTACTAGCGGTAAAGAGAGCTTGATACCAACCCTGAGAACAGCagcgtcagtaggctcacaagggttagaaagacagcgaaaacgccaaaaaaacTGTTGGCCTAACAGTCCCTGCTCCGGGGAaaccgaggggcggggctaaatgacgtataacaacaaTGTTGCAAGTCTCATTTTGCAGAGcaattacgtttagctttcagctgaacaattttGATACTAATTACGGACTTaggtagtgcaactgcattaacatccccgccttaggagcagtagaggggacctaactaaaccgtgattggaaGACGCTTGCAAGAGACTTGTGGGATTAGCTGGTTGGCTTTAAGTgcgaaaaacagtgcccccacgcgttCGGTCTTGTTCCGGGTAAGTCtcctctcacttggagtgcctcagtgaacagtgtcacattcagtatgctgTGTTTTGCAGCTACGTTGTGGCCTTAAGAGGCTGCTTgagtttgctactgtggttagcatctaTCCTAGGACTTCTGCACTGGTTTCTGTTGTAaattgttattcatgctttttctaaccctagaactaccCTCCAGTGTgatagtcctgtctggaataaacaactgttTCAAAACCCTTTGTCCAAGAgtttccacaacgagttccctatcATGTCTAACAACCTGCATTTCCAGTAAATGCCTGCACCAGTactggctcagatagaagaaaacaaacaaatgccttcactgtgaattgtcctctTGCCTTCTGCTCTGtgccgctcgggagcgcagactgacaaCCCCTTTTCTCCCGCTCCCATCCATGTCAGGACACGACATAAGGTCAGAAGTTACCACACAGTCCACTCAAATTAACGTGATCACAGTCTATGTTGACATCAATGAGCAATGTGCAACATCCATTCACAGGCTGCACagggtaccactatcacagatTGTCAGGTGACACAGAAGACATTG
It encodes:
- the LOC124621973 gene encoding serine/threonine-protein phosphatase 6 regulatory ankyrin repeat subunit C-like, translated to MESVTKVEETAAVDLDALLDAGEGPMVTLVAGETRLMARRAVLAARSPVFSAMFSHDTLESSSNEVTITDVEGPVLKELLAYCHTLRTPHPSSMTPQVLAAADKYDLLGLKTECEQQLASLLTVESAAATAVLAVRHTCPSLTKAAVAFIKANFQVLATQGWADAVHNQPKDVVEVCWLLGQPPTKIRSGFGEEETRRLIEAFGEGDVEELLELIASRADVRTRDSDGMTALHFFAEMGYVEVVRSLVERGAEVDARNSSNETPLHLAAIGGHSPIVRLLVACSADVNARNCYERTPLQFAAWHGYEETAAFLVEAGADTEARDTDGRTYLN